The DNA region GGGGCAAGCCCATGTGGGGTGCGTTCTGGGTGTGGGATGCGCGGCTCACCTCGGAGCTGCTGCTGCTGTTCCTCTTCCTCGGATACCTGGCCTTGCGTGAGGCCTTCGACGATGTGGGCCAGGCGGATCGGGCGAGCGCGGTGCTCGCCATCGTCGGCGTGGTGAACGTCCCGATCATCCACTACTCCGTGGAGTGGTGGCGCACCTTGCACCAACCGCCCACGGTGATCACCAGCGAGGGGCCGCGGATCGCCGCGAGCATGGCCACGCCTTTGATCATGATGGCGCTCGGCTACACCTTGCTCTTCGCCTCACTGGTGTGTGTGCGCGTGCGTACGGAGGTGCTGCGTCGCGAACGCCAGAAGGCCTGGGTCAAGGCCCTGGTGCTGGGCGAAGACAACGACCCGGGACAGCAGGCGACGCGGAACCCCGCCGGCCCGAGTGCCTCCAACCCTACGCCGAGTCCGAGCGGCGCACCGGGAGCTGGATGACATGGCCGAGTTCTTTGCGATGGGCGGCTACGCGAGCTACGTCTGGAGCGCCGTAGGCATTTCGGCCCTCGTGATAGCGCTGAACATATGGGCGGCCCATCGGGGCCATCGGCAGATGTTGATCACCTTGCGTCGGCGGGCGCAGGTAGAGAGGGACAGAGGATGACGCCTAGACGACAGCGAATGCTGGCCGTGGCGCTGGTCTTGGTCGGGGCCGTGTCGGCCACCGCACTCGGGTTGGTCGCTGCCAGAAAGAACTTGCTCTACTTCTACAGCCCCACCCAGATCGTCAACGGCGAGGCGCCGGCCGATCGCCGCGTGCGTCTCGGGGGCATGGTCACCGAGGGCAGCGTAGAACGCGAGGAGGGCTCCCTGGAGGTCGCCTTCGTGCTCACGGACACGGCCGAGGAAGTGCGGGTGACCTACGAGGGGATCTTGCCGGACCTGTTCCGGGAGGGGCAGGGCATCATCGTCCACGGCACGGTCGGGGCGGGTGGTGCTTTCGTCGCGGACGAGGTGCTCGCCAAGCACGACGAGAGCTACATGCCGCCAGAGGTTGCCGAGAGCATGAAGGTGGCACGCGAGGCACGCGGCGAATGATCCCAGAGCTCGGCCACTTCGCCCTGGTGCTGGCCCTCGCCCTGGCGCTGATCCAGGCATTGATGGGGCTTGCGGGTGGTCAGAGCGGTCGCGCCGAGTGGATCGCGGCCGTGCGCCCAGCGGCCTACGGGCAGTTCGCCTTTGTCGCGCTAGCCTTCGCAG from Pseudomonadota bacterium includes:
- the ccmC gene encoding heme ABC transporter permease CcmC is translated as MWKWFHKLGSPPHFYRIAGAWAPWFGWGAALLIAAGLYGGLVLAPPDEEMGEGFRILYVHVPAAWMSLFAYTYMAVLAAIGLIWRMKLAHAVASACAVLGASFTFLALVTGAIWGKPMWGAFWVWDARLTSELLLLFLFLGYLALREAFDDVGQADRASAVLAIVGVVNVPIIHYSVEWWRTLHQPPTVITSEGPRIAASMATPLIMMALGYTLLFASLVCVRVRTEVLRRERQKAWVKALVLGEDNDPGQQATRNPAGPSASNPTPSPSGAPGAG
- the ccmD gene encoding heme exporter protein CcmD; the protein is MAEFFAMGGYASYVWSAVGISALVIALNIWAAHRGHRQMLITLRRRAQVERDRG
- the ccmE gene encoding cytochrome c maturation protein CcmE encodes the protein MTPRRQRMLAVALVLVGAVSATALGLVAARKNLLYFYSPTQIVNGEAPADRRVRLGGMVTEGSVEREEGSLEVAFVLTDTAEEVRVTYEGILPDLFREGQGIIVHGTVGAGGAFVADEVLAKHDESYMPPEVAESMKVAREARGE